The Episyrphus balteatus chromosome 4, idEpiBalt1.1, whole genome shotgun sequence genome includes a window with the following:
- the LOC129918110 gene encoding probable G-protein coupled receptor Mth-like 1, with protein MNNLNFLHIFTTIIILLISLLSEAGRPPPAKKINKCCRIGEYLDRTKVCVAGSSNTWVPLIFLINRSDYYTPKGESPKFITFEENTRPKDCQEHQMKMIMGGGNNIILFSNGSLFLREKSTFVGMDDYCVDREVALVCFRHIQAVDSLLAPQKPLTKVRKCCGPNAAYDSKQKTCIYQQNIIPSTTTTMTNQGDIFNSTDIDIIFGFPDCNSTNFAIVSSFNSELFDVESGKLTIESEKQITSDQFCLEYTVDSRDDADKIPPIIDIFTCAHHISSEHAMLRNSNDEIHFAVLSTGLFISVLFLAAALGAGFLMPSVHYVLHWQCQIYYIFCLLVGDLLLAIIQMSRDALSESACTILAVCTHFFFLAAFFWLNTMCFNIWWTFRDFRPSSLEKNQELFRLRLFRVYAWGLSFIIAGTAAILERTSEENDFWKPGFGAHCWFKGDLEMFAYFFGPIGILLCVNLMLFASTARQLTCGLWKRDDVKSSSERTALGKVCLKLVVVMGVTWMADIISWIIGGPKYLWYFTDLINALQGVFIFIVVGCQPQVWAAVKRIWTSKTRQEATNTTNAVQHSSSSNGLPSIGDTTTNNTVASDNATKIPMETVC; from the coding sequence atgaataatttaaatttcctCCACATATTCacaacaataattattttattaatttcattacTTTCCGAAGCTGGTCGCCCTCCaccagcaaaaaaaataaacaaatgttGTCGCATCGGAGAATATCTAGATCGAACGAAAGTCTGCGTCGCTGGCAGCTCCAACACTTGGGTTCCACTCATCTTTCTAATCAATCGTAGCGACTATTACACTCCCAAAGGTGAAAGCCCCAAATTCATAACCTTCGAAGAGAATACACGCCCGAAGGATTGTCAAGAACATCAAATGAAAATGATTATGGGAGGAggtaataatattattttattttcaaatggtTCATTATTTTTGAGAGAGAAGTCGACTTTTGTCGGAATGGATGATTATTGTGTTGACAGAGAAGTAGCTTTAGTTTGCTTCCGCCATATTCAAGCTGTCGATTCACTGCTTGCTCCACAAAAGCCACTGACTAAAGTACGAAAATGTTGCGGACCAAATGCAGCATACGatagcaaacaaaaaacttGCATCTATCAGCAGAATATAATACcgtcgacaacgacgacgatgacaaACCAAGGAGATATATTCAATTCCACAGACATTGACATAATCTTTGGATTCCCCGATTGTAATAGTACAAATTTTGCTATTGTCAGTAGTTTCAATTCGGAGTTATTCGATGTTGAAAGTGGGAAGCTTACAATCGAAtcagaaaaacaaataacatcAGATCAATTTTGTTTGGAATATACTGTCGATTCTCGAGATGATGCCGACAAGATTCCTCCAATTATTGACATCTTTACATGTGCCCATCATATTTCCTCAGAACATGCAATGTTGCGAAATTCCAATGATGAGATCCACTTTGCTGTCCTCTCAACGGGTTTGTTTATATCTGTCCTCTTTCTAGCTGCTGCTTTGGGTGCTGGCTTCCTAATGCCATCCGTCCATTATGTCCTGCATTGGCAGTGTCAAATATATTACATCTTTTGCCTTTTAGTCGGTGATTTACTCCTGGCTATTATACAAATGTCGAGAGATGCTTTAAGTGAAAGTGCCTGTACAATTTTAGCTGTTTGTACACATTTCTTCTTTTTGGCTGCATTCTTTTGGTTGAATACAATGTGCTTTAATATTTGGTGGACATTTAGAGATTTTCGTCCATCGTCGTTGGAAAAGAATCAGGAGCTATTTCGATTGAGATTGTTTCGGGTTTATGCTTGGGGATTGTCGTTTATAATTGCTGGAACTGCTGCGATTCTAGAACGAACATCGGAGGAGAATGATTTTTGGAAACCCGGTTTTGGGGCACATTGTTGGTTTAAGGGTGATTTGGAGATGTTTGCATACTTCTTTGGACCAATTGGAATATTGCTATGTGTTAATTTGATGTTATTTGCATCGACAGCGAGACAATTGACCTGTGGGTTATGGAAGAGAGATGATGTAAAATCTAGTAGCGAAAGAACTGCTTTGGGTAAAGTTTGTCTTAAACTTGTCGTCGTTATGGGTGTAACATGGATGGCTGATATAATATCGTGGATTATTGGAGGTCCCAAGTATCTTTGGTATTTCACAGACCTTATTAATGCATTGCAAggagtatttatttttattgttgttggatGTCAACCACAAGTTTGGGCTGCTGTTAAGCGTATTTGGACTTCAAAGACTCGCCAGGAAGCAACAAATACTACAAATGCTGTACAACATTCGAGTTCATCGAATGGATTGCCATCGATTGGAGATACAACAACAAATAACACAGTGGCTTCGGATAATGCTACTAAGATTCCAATGGAAACTGTATGTTAA